A single genomic interval of Cellvibrio sp. PSBB023 harbors:
- a CDS encoding sensor histidine kinase KdpD produces MQLLSLYKMDEKTLAVLIDEHHLIDVIEEQIARNDALLRSRNIRIEVDCDADLAWYFDSELVGGVLNNLVVNCARYCRERLLIRVSEEQGYLCICVADDGQGYPENMLLGPIPQASVSFNSGNTRLGLLFARKVLSLHKSRKGQGYMTIENGGPLGGGVLKLHLP; encoded by the coding sequence GTGCAGTTGCTATCACTCTACAAAATGGATGAAAAAACCCTGGCGGTATTGATTGATGAGCACCATTTGATTGACGTGATTGAAGAACAAATTGCTCGTAATGATGCTTTGTTGCGCTCGCGCAATATCCGTATCGAGGTGGATTGCGATGCAGATTTAGCCTGGTATTTTGATAGCGAATTGGTGGGTGGTGTATTAAATAATCTGGTCGTGAATTGCGCCCGCTATTGTCGCGAGCGCCTGTTGATCCGCGTGAGTGAGGAGCAGGGGTACCTCTGTATTTGTGTGGCGGACGATGGTCAGGGGTATCCGGAAAATATGTTGCTCGGCCCGATTCCCCAAGCATCAGTATCATTTAATTCCGGCAATACCCGGTTAGGGTTATTGTTTGCGCGTAAGGTGTTGTCACTTCATAAATCCAGAAAAGGGCAGGGTTATATGACCATTGAAAATGGCGGCCCACTGGGTGGCGGTGTGCTTAAGTTGCATCTCCCTTAA
- a CDS encoding DUF5610 domain-containing protein: MTISSLNNPALNNSLPASVSSNGSASRSGSINSAGSDGRDALQVPDTKVMTLEEKRQTALQLVNKTLTMAYEKIASRGQSASAEYAAFEPLTAEKVANNILGFIERRLQMDVADGATQEELQARLEAGLSGFKKGFAEASEKLEALSLLSPEIKTDIGKTYDLVLEGVDALRAKFIQAAAAPVADEPQKTAPVTSEQITSGGAKAAPVALAVPDFIPAPTSYLGYANYEYGRAREFSFELTTKEGDKVTIKAASSEGLAMEAGHVSRGGTSLSAMNASYSSSQSFSLSIEGDLSEAELVAINDLLGRVNDLAGQFFAGDLDGAFAKAMSLGFDSEQISGFALNLTQAEIQQVTKAYQAFEPARAATNGNSNGLNPENLLPLGNFIRDLLDNLDRASVFADPELLLTNLAEKIPGDTEQDKVQGRRFSDFMKEILALELR; this comes from the coding sequence ATGACTATTTCCTCACTCAACAACCCGGCGTTAAACAACTCGCTTCCGGCAAGTGTGTCCAGCAATGGCTCGGCGTCCAGATCGGGCAGCATTAATTCGGCAGGCTCAGATGGCCGCGACGCACTTCAGGTGCCTGACACCAAAGTGATGACGCTGGAAGAAAAACGTCAGACCGCGCTGCAACTGGTCAATAAAACCCTGACCATGGCCTATGAAAAAATCGCCTCACGGGGGCAAAGTGCCAGCGCAGAATACGCGGCATTTGAGCCCTTAACCGCCGAGAAAGTGGCCAATAATATTCTTGGATTCATCGAGCGGCGCTTACAAATGGATGTTGCCGATGGCGCCACACAGGAAGAATTGCAAGCGCGGTTAGAGGCGGGGCTGTCCGGCTTCAAAAAGGGGTTTGCAGAAGCCAGTGAAAAATTGGAAGCCTTGAGTTTGCTGTCGCCGGAAATCAAGACGGATATAGGTAAAACCTACGATCTGGTGCTTGAGGGCGTAGATGCCTTGCGTGCCAAATTTATCCAGGCTGCGGCTGCTCCAGTAGCCGATGAGCCGCAAAAAACAGCACCTGTGACCAGCGAACAAATTACCTCGGGCGGTGCAAAAGCAGCACCGGTCGCGTTGGCGGTACCGGATTTTATCCCTGCGCCAACGTCCTACCTTGGTTATGCCAACTATGAATATGGCCGTGCACGTGAATTCAGCTTTGAGTTGACCACCAAAGAGGGTGACAAGGTGACCATCAAGGCCGCATCCAGTGAAGGTTTGGCGATGGAGGCAGGGCATGTAAGCAGGGGCGGGACTAGCCTGTCGGCGATGAATGCCAGTTACAGCTCCAGTCAGTCTTTTTCACTGAGTATCGAAGGGGATTTGAGCGAAGCTGAGTTAGTGGCCATTAATGATTTGCTTGGTCGCGTAAACGATTTGGCCGGGCAATTCTTTGCTGGTGATTTGGATGGCGCTTTTGCAAAAGCCATGAGCTTGGGGTTTGACTCCGAGCAAATTAGCGGTTTTGCCCTGAACCTGACTCAGGCTGAAATCCAACAGGTCACCAAAGCCTATCAAGCATTTGAGCCCGCTCGCGCAGCGACCAATGGCAACAGCAACGGCTTGAACCCTGAAAACTTATTGCCGCTAGGGAATTTTATCCGCGATCTGCTCGATAACCTTGATCGCGCGTCTGTATTTGCTGATCCTGAATTGTTGTTGACGAATCTGGCAGAAAAAATACCGGGCGACACTGAGCAGGACAAGGTACAAGGGCGCCGGTTTAGTGACTTTATGAAAGAAATACTGGCGTTGGAATTACGCTAG
- a CDS encoding tetratricopeptide repeat-containing response regulator, with protein MADLGFYKMHALIIDDFENFRSTLYKMLMDLGIGNVDSAASGEEALRYCKARCYDLILCDNNLGKGKSGQQVLEELRSTDNPCADSLFILVSAESSKSIIMAAYDYEPDAYLAKPITPKALDQRLNRLFEQRLELKEVLAAQKAGEDEQAITLCNKLIAQGSRYTNSCQKILGQLYLQQHNLSAAEELYRTVLDNRELEWAQLGMVKTKLAQQDLLGAQQWLENILQSNPLCMKAYDLQAELFKLQHNTEGLQDILQKATDLSPLSILRQQELGVVAQQNNDLLTAANALKRAVKLGEHSCFDKSDVHSLFAQATIDLFSMDKELAKPLIRDAIASANNLEDKFGKNNLRKAQSLLLESQLQICAGDQRRAQDALVNAQSVLGNTKDDSALPVQIEMVRALRLLGRNNDAQKCLADLLEHYAADEQQLQKLDVLLDEPRSEKNKLMVAEINKKGIAHYNAKDFSAAADAFKIALQKLPNHVGLRLNYVQALIDKLKTQFNPALSERIQQTFTKTSAIISPQHPQFQRYRQLNDVYNSLVRAFEKQRG; from the coding sequence ATGGCCGATCTTGGCTTTTACAAGATGCATGCATTGATAATTGACGACTTTGAGAATTTTCGCAGTACCCTGTACAAGATGCTCATGGATTTGGGAATAGGGAATGTGGATTCGGCAGCGTCTGGTGAAGAGGCGCTGCGCTATTGCAAAGCGCGCTGTTACGATCTGATTCTCTGTGACAATAATTTGGGAAAAGGCAAAAGTGGCCAGCAGGTGCTGGAAGAATTGCGTTCAACCGATAACCCCTGTGCCGATAGCCTGTTTATTCTGGTGTCGGCTGAATCCAGCAAAAGCATCATCATGGCTGCCTACGATTACGAGCCGGATGCTTACCTCGCCAAACCTATTACCCCCAAAGCCCTCGACCAGCGCCTTAACCGGTTATTTGAGCAGCGTTTGGAATTAAAAGAGGTGCTGGCGGCACAAAAAGCCGGTGAAGACGAGCAGGCCATTACCCTGTGCAATAAACTGATTGCGCAGGGGAGTCGCTATACCAACAGTTGCCAGAAAATTTTAGGGCAGCTCTATTTGCAACAACACAATTTGTCGGCAGCGGAAGAGCTCTACCGCACTGTTTTGGATAACCGCGAATTGGAGTGGGCCCAACTGGGCATGGTAAAAACCAAACTGGCTCAGCAGGATTTACTGGGTGCCCAGCAGTGGCTTGAAAATATTTTGCAGTCCAATCCGCTGTGTATGAAAGCCTATGATTTACAAGCCGAGTTATTCAAGTTGCAGCACAATACAGAAGGCTTGCAAGACATTTTACAAAAGGCGACAGATCTGTCGCCCCTGTCCATTTTGCGCCAGCAAGAGCTGGGCGTTGTGGCCCAGCAAAATAATGATTTGTTGACCGCTGCCAATGCACTCAAACGCGCTGTGAAACTGGGCGAGCATTCCTGTTTTGATAAGTCTGATGTTCACTCCCTGTTTGCTCAAGCTACCATCGATTTATTTTCCATGGATAAAGAACTGGCCAAGCCGTTGATACGGGATGCCATTGCCAGCGCCAATAATCTGGAAGATAAATTTGGCAAAAATAATTTACGTAAAGCGCAGTCGCTGTTGTTGGAGAGTCAATTACAAATCTGTGCAGGTGACCAGCGGCGTGCGCAGGACGCATTGGTGAATGCACAGTCCGTGTTGGGTAATACCAAGGACGACAGTGCGCTTCCGGTGCAAATCGAAATGGTGCGCGCCTTGCGATTGTTGGGGCGTAACAATGATGCGCAAAAATGCCTTGCCGATTTACTGGAACACTACGCTGCCGATGAGCAGCAATTACAAAAACTGGATGTATTGTTGGATGAGCCGCGCAGTGAAAAAAATAAGCTGATGGTGGCCGAAATTAACAAAAAAGGCATAGCCCATTACAACGCCAAAGATTTTTCGGCGGCGGCCGATGCGTTTAAAATCGCGCTGCAAAAATTACCTAATCATGTGGGCTTGCGTTTGAATTACGTACAAGCACTGATTGATAAGTTGAAAACCCAATTTAATCCGGCGCTCAGCGAGCGCATTCAACAAACCTTTACTAAAACGAGCGCCATCATATCGCCGCAGCACCCGCAGTTTCAGCGCTATCGTCAGTTGAATGATGTCTACAACAGCCTTGTCCGGGCGTTTGAGAAACAGCGAGGTTGA
- a CDS encoding ATP-binding cassette domain-containing protein — translation MSLIKIEKAGLSYGLQVLLDGVDLTIERGQRLCLIGRNGTGKSSLLKVIAGEVDLDKGDVIRQTGIRVARLEQDLPEADDRLVFDAVAAGAQGVGELLAEYRAISHSADISDSQLERMTQLQQKIEANDGWSLQQKVEEIISRLDLPADRYMRELSGGWRRRVALARALVLEPDVLLLDEPTNHLDIAAIEWLEKQLLNFNGALVFITHDRSLLQALATHIAELDRGHLRYWEGDYTSFLVYREQALADEARHNELFDKKLAQEEVWIRQGIKARRTRNEGRVRALKALRETRSQRRELVGKANFTLASSGDSGKLVADLMDVSYSYADKVIVKNFSTRVMRGDRIGLVGANGAGKSTLLKLILGELEPQSGSIKLGTNLQIAYFDQLRDQLDLNKNAVDNIAEGREFIDIDGKSKHIFSYLSDFLFSGERARTPLRALSGGERNRVLLAKLFSKSANLLVLDEPTNDLDVETLELLEDILTEYPGTLLLVSHDRAFLNNIVSSVIAFEGRGNVLEYVGGYDDWIRQGGKWTQADELPAAEKTTPVPVAQPLVTAAETPKAPAKLKKLSYKFQKEFDELPHKIEQWEAKVEALAAITSAADFYSQPAATVEQKLQELAAAQQQLDECFERWAELEDMQQE, via the coding sequence ATGTCTTTGATTAAAATTGAAAAAGCAGGGCTAAGTTATGGCCTGCAAGTGCTGCTTGATGGTGTTGACCTGACTATCGAGCGCGGCCAGCGGTTATGTTTGATTGGTCGCAATGGCACTGGTAAGTCCAGCCTGTTGAAAGTGATTGCCGGTGAGGTGGATCTGGATAAGGGCGATGTCATTAGGCAAACCGGTATTCGTGTTGCGCGCTTGGAGCAAGACTTGCCAGAGGCGGATGATCGCCTGGTGTTCGATGCGGTGGCAGCGGGTGCCCAAGGGGTTGGTGAATTGTTGGCGGAATACCGCGCAATTTCCCATTCCGCCGACATCAGTGACAGCCAACTGGAGCGTATGACCCAGTTGCAGCAAAAAATTGAAGCCAATGATGGCTGGTCATTACAGCAAAAAGTGGAAGAAATTATCTCCCGCCTTGATTTACCGGCTGATCGCTATATGCGCGAACTATCGGGCGGGTGGCGCCGTCGTGTGGCTTTGGCGCGGGCTTTGGTGTTAGAGCCGGATGTGCTGCTGCTGGATGAGCCAACCAACCACCTCGATATCGCGGCCATTGAATGGTTAGAAAAGCAGTTGTTGAATTTCAATGGCGCACTGGTTTTCATCACCCACGACCGCTCACTCTTGCAGGCACTGGCAACCCATATTGCTGAGTTGGATCGCGGTCATTTGCGTTACTGGGAGGGCGATTACACCAGCTTTTTGGTGTATCGCGAACAGGCGCTGGCCGATGAGGCGCGTCACAATGAATTGTTCGACAAAAAATTGGCGCAGGAAGAAGTATGGATTCGCCAGGGCATTAAAGCGCGTCGTACCCGCAATGAGGGCCGTGTTCGCGCCTTGAAAGCCTTACGTGAAACCCGGTCGCAACGCCGTGAACTTGTCGGTAAAGCCAACTTCACTCTGGCCAGCAGTGGCGACTCGGGCAAGCTGGTTGCAGACTTGATGGATGTTTCCTATTCCTATGCCGATAAAGTCATAGTGAAAAACTTTTCCACGCGCGTTATGCGCGGTGACCGTATCGGTTTGGTCGGGGCTAATGGTGCCGGTAAAAGCACCTTGCTTAAACTGATTTTGGGTGAGTTGGAGCCGCAATCCGGTAGCATCAAGTTGGGCACAAATCTGCAAATTGCCTATTTCGATCAGCTGCGCGATCAACTTGATCTCAATAAAAATGCCGTGGATAACATCGCTGAAGGGCGTGAATTTATCGATATCGATGGCAAGTCCAAACATATTTTCTCGTACCTGAGCGATTTCTTGTTTAGCGGTGAACGCGCCCGTACACCGCTGCGCGCACTTTCCGGTGGCGAGCGCAACCGCGTATTGCTCGCCAAGTTATTCAGTAAATCGGCAAACCTGTTGGTATTGGATGAACCAACCAATGACCTGGATGTGGAAACGCTGGAGCTGTTGGAAGACATCCTCACTGAATACCCAGGCACCTTACTGCTGGTAAGCCATGACCGTGCATTTTTGAACAATATTGTCAGCAGCGTTATCGCCTTTGAAGGCCGAGGCAATGTGCTGGAGTACGTTGGCGGTTATGATGACTGGATTCGTCAGGGTGGAAAGTGGACTCAGGCTGATGAGTTACCTGCTGCTGAGAAAACCACGCCAGTGCCTGTCGCGCAACCGCTTGTGACTGCCGCGGAAACACCAAAAGCACCCGCAAAATTGAAAAAACTCAGTTATAAGTTCCAAAAGGAATTTGATGAGTTGCCGCACAAAATCGAGCAGTGGGAAGCCAAGGTTGAGGCATTGGCGGCAATTACCAGCGCAGCCGATTTTTACAGCCAACCGGCGGCGACTGTTGAGCAAAAGTTGCAAGAGCTGGCTGCTGCACAACAGCAGTTGGATGAATGTTTTGAGCGCTGGGCTGAACTGGAAGACATGCAGCAAGAATAG
- a CDS encoding transglycosylase SLT domain-containing protein, which translates to MRFSKILWPLSLSASVLIGSMTLTIASTASAATPAPAKQTSKPDARQLERQKYNQAQKALNAKNTAEYRQLAKQLQNYPLLPYLEYQELSERLIGLPRKDVDAFYARYPDSFLAERLTHRWLRTLALREQWTDYRHYYDKRLTDPELACLNLRARLATGDKTAMDDVAALWNIEKAQSKACDPVFADWRKAGRMTPELIWQRHLKVLKAGNNSMASYLSNLLPAAERPNALLLQQVNANPRLLKQTGKFAKQSPHMKTIILHGLEKLARLNAKEALSLWRIYDAQQLFSDEDRNTIKHHIALRLLHQDYDTEAQNLVASTPGLNSVDLLEWLLRESLRKQHWEQVNEWLTRLPDEARSTERWRYWQARTMEELGIKEINGETPMAIYNSVAPARSFYGFLAADKTGINYHLLDRPIIVSDEQVRAVENSQGMLRAREFLERGELPAATREFFYSARRMPPEQAAIAGRLAERWGWHRHGIQVMAEAQLWDELQVRFPIVYQDQVTKAAKQTSVNPLLIFAVARQESAFMPDAKSPAGAVGLMQLLPSTAKQTAQKSGMSFNPQDLIQPDKNIALGSRYLDYLLGVFDGNRILAAAAYNAGPSRVRQWMNKEKSAQLPYDVWIETIPFKETRGYVQNILSFSVIYAYRLGQETSFVTPEEANRTL; encoded by the coding sequence ATGAGGTTTTCGAAGATACTTTGGCCGCTGTCATTGAGTGCCAGCGTATTGATCGGCAGTATGACCCTGACCATCGCCAGCACGGCATCCGCCGCCACTCCCGCGCCCGCCAAACAGACCAGCAAACCCGATGCTCGCCAGCTTGAACGACAAAAATACAATCAGGCACAAAAAGCCTTAAACGCAAAAAATACCGCCGAATACCGACAGCTCGCCAAGCAATTACAAAATTACCCGCTGCTGCCCTACCTGGAATACCAGGAATTAAGCGAACGTTTGATCGGACTACCGCGCAAAGATGTCGATGCATTTTATGCCCGCTACCCGGATTCATTTTTGGCCGAGCGATTGACCCATCGCTGGTTGCGCACCCTGGCACTGCGTGAGCAGTGGACAGATTATCGCCACTATTACGATAAACGCCTGACTGACCCGGAACTGGCCTGTCTCAACCTGCGTGCGCGCTTGGCAACAGGTGATAAAACCGCGATGGATGACGTAGCCGCCTTGTGGAATATTGAAAAAGCGCAATCCAAAGCCTGTGACCCGGTGTTTGCTGATTGGCGCAAAGCTGGCCGCATGACACCGGAATTGATTTGGCAGCGTCACCTCAAAGTGCTGAAAGCGGGCAATAATAGTATGGCCAGCTACTTAAGCAACCTCTTGCCGGCGGCAGAGCGTCCGAATGCCCTGCTGCTTCAGCAAGTTAATGCCAACCCGCGCTTGCTCAAGCAAACCGGCAAATTTGCCAAACAATCGCCACACATGAAAACCATCATCCTGCATGGGTTGGAGAAATTAGCGCGATTGAATGCCAAAGAAGCGTTGAGCCTGTGGCGAATTTATGACGCACAACAACTGTTTAGCGACGAAGACCGCAATACCATCAAACACCATATTGCGCTGCGATTACTGCATCAGGATTACGATACCGAAGCGCAAAATCTGGTAGCTTCCACACCCGGTTTAAACAGTGTTGACCTGCTTGAATGGCTGCTGCGGGAATCACTGCGCAAACAGCATTGGGAACAAGTTAATGAATGGTTGACGCGTCTGCCAGATGAGGCGCGCAGCACCGAGCGCTGGCGTTATTGGCAGGCGCGCACCATGGAAGAGCTGGGCATCAAGGAAATAAATGGCGAAACGCCTATGGCGATATACAACAGTGTGGCGCCTGCTCGCAGCTTCTATGGCTTCCTTGCTGCCGATAAAACCGGTATTAATTATCACCTGCTCGACCGTCCGATCATCGTGAGCGATGAACAGGTGCGTGCGGTAGAAAATAGCCAGGGCATGTTGCGCGCTCGCGAATTTTTAGAGCGCGGTGAATTACCGGCAGCCACCCGCGAATTTTTTTACAGCGCGCGCCGCATGCCGCCTGAGCAAGCCGCAATTGCCGGTCGCCTGGCAGAGCGCTGGGGCTGGCACCGCCATGGCATTCAAGTGATGGCTGAGGCGCAACTCTGGGACGAATTGCAAGTTCGCTTCCCGATTGTGTATCAGGATCAAGTCACCAAAGCGGCCAAGCAAACCTCTGTGAATCCGCTGCTGATTTTTGCCGTCGCCCGTCAGGAAAGCGCCTTTATGCCCGATGCAAAATCGCCAGCCGGTGCTGTAGGCTTGATGCAACTCTTACCCTCAACAGCGAAACAAACCGCACAAAAAAGCGGGATGAGTTTTAACCCGCAGGATTTAATACAGCCGGATAAAAATATCGCCTTGGGCAGCCGTTACCTGGACTATTTATTAGGTGTGTTTGATGGCAACCGTATTCTTGCCGCTGCTGCCTACAACGCCGGTCCATCGCGTGTACGCCAATGGATGAACAAAGAAAAAAGCGCGCAATTGCCTTATGACGTGTGGATCGAAACCATTCCATTCAAAGAGACAAGGGGTTATGTGCAAAATATCCTGTCTTTCTCAGTGATTTATGCCTATCGTCTCGGGCAGGAAACCAGCTTCGTAACACCGGAAGAGGCAAATCGCACTCTTTAA
- a CDS encoding glutaredoxin family protein: MKSLYLYSTPGCHLCELAREVVDPLLNHYALVLEEIDIAASDELIERYGVKIPVLKSPHHIDELCWPFDAAQTANFLQRISV, translated from the coding sequence ATGAAGTCCCTCTATTTATATTCCACTCCCGGTTGCCATCTCTGCGAGCTGGCACGGGAGGTTGTTGACCCGCTGTTGAATCATTACGCGCTGGTATTGGAAGAAATCGATATTGCTGCTTCAGATGAATTAATTGAACGCTATGGGGTGAAAATTCCGGTATTAAAATCGCCCCACCATATTGATGAACTCTGCTGGCCGTTTGATGCAGCGCAAACGGCGAATTTCCTCCAGCGTATTAGTGTGTAA
- a CDS encoding EAL and HDOD domain-containing protein codes for MSETIPLLARQPIFDGNMKVVAYELLCRNSELKFIASTDGDAASSQVLLNAFTELSIEEVVGTHKAFVNFTRALLNSPPPFSRQKLVIEVLEGQQIDAAMLFSLKQLREQGYTIALDDFELSADTESLVPYADIVKLDVLALSPEQLVQHVSHLKTFGVTLIAEKVETYDMFEKCKAMGFDLFQGYFLAKPRVISGRKVSENKQSVLQLLSALHDPNAPIDKIERMIARDTLLSFKLLRLVNSAAFGLSRNVESLRQAIMLLGLNKLRNWVNLLALSNLSGKPHELSITALTRARMCEMIATKINQRSRPDSFFTVGLLSTLDAFLDAPLEELLRNLSLSEPLNQAMLKHTGPEGMVLEIVQMHEQGHWQEINWDHLADQGITPENLAEIYIDALRWVAETMSTLGVSANEK; via the coding sequence ATGTCAGAAACCATACCACTGCTCGCACGCCAGCCAATATTTGATGGCAACATGAAAGTTGTCGCTTATGAATTATTGTGTCGCAATAGCGAATTAAAGTTCATCGCCTCAACCGATGGCGATGCCGCCAGCTCACAAGTATTGCTTAATGCCTTCACTGAACTCTCCATTGAAGAAGTAGTAGGCACCCATAAAGCATTTGTGAATTTTACCCGTGCCCTGCTTAATTCGCCGCCGCCTTTTAGCCGTCAAAAACTGGTGATTGAAGTGCTTGAGGGCCAACAAATTGATGCCGCCATGCTCTTCTCGCTCAAGCAACTGCGCGAGCAAGGTTACACTATTGCATTGGATGATTTTGAGCTGAGCGCCGACACCGAAAGCCTGGTGCCTTATGCAGATATTGTGAAACTGGATGTGTTGGCATTATCGCCCGAACAACTTGTACAGCATGTTAGCCATTTAAAAACCTTTGGTGTCACCTTGATCGCCGAAAAAGTAGAAACCTACGATATGTTTGAAAAATGCAAAGCCATGGGCTTTGACCTTTTTCAAGGGTATTTTTTGGCAAAACCCCGCGTTATCAGCGGGCGAAAAGTTTCCGAAAACAAACAATCTGTATTGCAATTACTCTCCGCCTTGCACGATCCCAATGCCCCTATCGACAAAATAGAGCGCATGATTGCGCGCGATACCTTGCTGAGTTTTAAACTGCTGCGACTGGTTAACTCGGCTGCCTTTGGTTTATCGCGCAATGTGGAGTCGCTGCGGCAGGCTATTATGCTGCTGGGGCTCAACAAACTGCGCAACTGGGTGAATTTATTAGCCCTCTCCAACCTGAGTGGCAAACCCCATGAATTGAGTATCACTGCACTCACGCGCGCGCGCATGTGCGAAATGATTGCCACAAAAATTAACCAGCGCTCGCGCCCAGATTCTTTTTTTACAGTGGGTTTGCTATCGACACTGGATGCATTTTTAGATGCGCCATTGGAAGAGTTACTGCGCAATTTATCGCTGAGTGAACCCCTGAATCAGGCCATGCTAAAACACACTGGGCCAGAGGGAATGGTGCTGGAAATTGTGCAAATGCACGAGCAAGGGCACTGGCAAGAGATAAACTGGGATCACCTTGCCGATCAGGGTATTACCCCGGAAAATCTGGCAGAAATTTACATCGACGCACTGCGCTGGGTTGCTGAGACCATGAGCACCTTGGGCGTAAGTGCCAACGAAAAATAA
- a CDS encoding FHA domain-containing protein, producing the protein MLKIRFKDNKYNAVWLVEPKITIGRSATNALVIDDPLVSDVHMEVLVDNEHLTLRNLVPSQAVVVNGQKITGACELKPDDTIVIGAVELLVIDPKREARLAAEQPAPNPQVRMPKATAWSLKANHTALANRVFPLKDITTIGRSTECDISLPAAHLSRRHAQLQVIDGMLFVKDLDSANGTFLNGKRVAEARVKRGDELRFDALSFGVIGPVDVMDKTTVRKVAPQESPDIQAEAVVRKSSAARPSVQVARASSVKRTSAAPVPKMPVEETNKGKFGLIFLGVLALVVITTLILTRK; encoded by the coding sequence ATGCTCAAAATCCGCTTTAAAGACAATAAATATAATGCGGTATGGTTAGTTGAGCCAAAAATTACGATAGGTCGGTCAGCGACTAATGCATTGGTAATTGATGATCCGTTAGTAAGCGATGTGCACATGGAAGTCTTGGTGGACAATGAGCACCTCACGTTGCGCAACCTTGTGCCCTCACAAGCGGTTGTGGTCAATGGGCAAAAAATCACGGGCGCCTGCGAATTAAAACCCGATGACACTATCGTTATAGGGGCTGTTGAGCTGCTTGTAATAGACCCCAAGCGTGAGGCGCGCCTTGCGGCAGAACAACCGGCGCCTAACCCCCAGGTGCGTATGCCCAAAGCGACTGCTTGGTCACTCAAGGCCAATCATACGGCTTTGGCTAACCGGGTTTTCCCACTGAAAGACATCACCACGATTGGTCGCTCCACTGAGTGTGATATCAGCCTGCCAGCGGCGCATTTGTCGCGTCGTCACGCCCAGTTGCAAGTGATTGATGGCATGCTGTTTGTGAAAGACCTGGATTCTGCAAATGGCACCTTCCTCAATGGAAAGCGCGTAGCAGAGGCGAGGGTAAAACGCGGTGATGAGTTGCGCTTTGATGCGCTGAGTTTCGGTGTGATCGGGCCGGTAGATGTCATGGACAAAACCACTGTACGCAAGGTGGCACCGCAGGAATCCCCTGATATACAAGCCGAAGCCGTTGTACGTAAGTCGTCTGCGGCTCGCCCATCAGTACAAGTAGCCAGGGCCTCATCCGTTAAGCGCACCAGCGCCGCGCCCGTCCCCAAGATGCCAGTAGAAGAGACCAATAAAGGCAAATTTGGGCTGATTTTCCTGGGAGTATTGGCGCTTGTGGTTATAACAACCCTGATTTTAACGCGCAAATAA
- a CDS encoding chemotaxis protein CheV: MSKLLDSIDQRTRLVGENRLELLMFRLGGRQLFAINVFKVQEVVKIPKLRHVPHSHHHIRGVAHLRGQAVPVIDLRAAIGMSPLKDLDNANLIVAEYNRSVQAFLIGEVDRIVNLNWELILPPPKGTGRSHFLTAITRIEDQLVEILDVERVLADIIPYNTQVSADVLDSDLVQEARRRKLKVLLAEDSPTAVKQVVETLGNIGIEVLSVQDGLQALNLLRQWSASGRKVTDEILMLVTDAEMPEMDGYRLTAEVRKDPALRDLYVVLHTSLSGSFNKAMVEKVGCNDFLSKFQPDELAAVVQKRLRAFLSQPAS, encoded by the coding sequence ATGTCTAAGTTACTGGATTCCATTGATCAGCGTACCCGCTTGGTGGGTGAGAATCGTCTGGAATTATTAATGTTCCGCTTGGGCGGGCGTCAACTTTTTGCCATTAATGTTTTTAAAGTACAGGAAGTGGTAAAGATCCCCAAGTTACGCCATGTTCCTCATAGCCATCACCATATTCGGGGTGTTGCACACTTACGCGGCCAGGCAGTGCCAGTGATCGATTTGCGTGCAGCAATTGGCATGAGTCCGCTTAAGGATTTGGATAACGCCAATTTAATTGTGGCGGAATACAATCGCTCTGTGCAGGCGTTTTTGATTGGCGAGGTCGATCGCATTGTCAACTTGAATTGGGAGTTGATATTGCCTCCGCCAAAAGGCACCGGGCGCAGTCACTTTTTAACAGCTATCACCCGTATTGAAGATCAATTGGTAGAGATTTTGGATGTCGAGCGCGTACTTGCTGACATCATCCCTTACAACACACAGGTGTCAGCAGACGTGTTGGATTCCGATCTGGTACAGGAAGCGCGTCGACGTAAATTGAAAGTATTACTGGCAGAGGATTCGCCCACGGCCGTCAAGCAGGTTGTGGAAACCCTGGGCAATATTGGTATTGAAGTGCTATCGGTACAGGATGGTTTGCAAGCGTTAAACTTGTTGCGCCAATGGTCAGCTTCCGGACGCAAAGTGACCGATGAAATTTTAATGTTGGTAACGGATGCCGAAATGCCCGAGATGGATGGCTATCGTTTAACGGCAGAAGTGCGTAAAGATCCTGCGCTACGGGATTTGTACGTGGTTCTGCATACATCGCTCAGCGGCAGTTTTAACAAAGCAATGGTTGAAAAGGTGGGATGTAACGATTTCTTGTCCAAATTCCAGCCGGATGAATTGGCGGCTGTGGTGCAAAAACGATTACGTGCCTTTTTGAGCCAGCCTGCCAGCTAA